The Siniperca chuatsi isolate FFG_IHB_CAS linkage group LG2, ASM2008510v1, whole genome shotgun sequence genome window below encodes:
- the LOC122882617 gene encoding complement C1q subcomponent subunit C-like produces the protein MLHHCFIVICALLSLAIPLLVAMESCPAIGMPGMPGIPGLPGRDGRDGEKGQKGQPGAEWHGGLVPQKGEKGEPGLTGFAGKRGQSGEPGKPGGPGIDGPLGEPGEPGTAGVQQQAAFSVARGTNDYPDKASVIRFTNVITNINDDYNTATGHFRCRVPGTYYFVFHASLEDRLCVLMKLDQTLLTSFCDHRRSRRQVTAGSLAVYLSRDQEVWLETKDYRGMRGKPAGYSIFSGFLLHAH, from the exons ATGCTCCATCATTGTTTTATCGTGATCTGTGCCCTGCTCTCATTGGCCATACCCCTGCTGGTCGCCATGGAGTCCTGCCCAGCAATAGGGATGCCCGGGATGCCag GTATTCCTGGACTGCCCGGCAGAGACGGTCGTGACGGAGAGAAAGGACAGAAAGGACAGCCAG GAGCAGAGTGGCACGGCGGCCTCGTCCCACAgaagggagagaagggggagcCGGGGCTGACAGGATTCGCTGGTAAACGAGGTCAGAGCGGGGAACCAGGAAAACCAGGGGGCCCAGGGATTGACGGACCTCTGGGAGAACCAGGAGAACCAGG GACTGCAGGAGTCCAGCAGCAGGCGGCCTTCAGTGTGGCCAGAGGAACCAATGATTACCCGGACAAAGCCAGCGTCATTCGGTTCACCAACGTCATCACCAACATCAACGATGACTACAACACAGCGACAGGACACTTCAG GTGCCGGGTCCCAGGAACGTACTACTTTGTGTTCCACGCCTCTTTAGAGGACCGACTGTGTGTGCTGATGAAGCTGGATCAAACACTGCTGACATCGTTCTGCGATCATCGTCGCAGCAGGAGACAG GTGACTGCCGGCAGCCTTGCTGTCTACCTGTCGAGGGATCAGGAGGTCTGGCTGGAGACTAAAGACTACAGAGGGATGAGAGGAAAGCCGGCCGGTTACAGCATCTTCTCCGGCTTCCTGCTGCACGCTCACTGA